The Seriola aureovittata isolate HTS-2021-v1 ecotype China chromosome 3, ASM2101889v1, whole genome shotgun sequence genome includes a region encoding these proteins:
- the map2k7 gene encoding dual specificity mitogen-activated protein kinase kinase 7 isoform X2 yields the protein MSSLEQRLSRIEEKLKQENEEARRRIDLNIDMSPQRSRPRPTLQLPLANDGGSRSSSSESSPQHHPYPSRPRHMLTLPTPPYGLQKSLENAEIDQKLQEIMKQTGYLKIDGQRYPAEVTDLISEGEIGSGTCGQVFKVRFKKTGHVIAVKQMRRTGNKDENKRILMDLDVVLKSHDCPYIIQCYGAIVTNTDVFIAMELMGTCAEKLKKRIQGPIPERILGKMTVAIVKALLYLKEKHGVIHRDVKPSNILLDAKGQIKLCDFGISGRLVDSKAKTRSAGCAAYMAPERIDPPDPTKPDYDIRADVWSLGISLVELATGQFPYKNCKTDFEVLTKVLQEDPPLLPLSMGFSLDFQSFVKDCLTKDHRKRPKYHVLLEHSFIRRYEVLEVDVAGWFQAVMDRTESPRSSQCYSHQHQLHSLFSR from the exons ATGTCGTCGCTGGAACAGAGGCTGTCGCGAATCGAGGAGAAACTAAAGCAGGAAAATGAAGAAGCTCGCCGGAGAATCGACCTCAACATCGACATGAGTCCACAGCGATCACGTCCGAGGCCGA CGCTCCAGCTGCCACTGGCCAACGATGGAGGCAGCCGTTCATCGTCTTCAGAGAGTTCGCCTCAGCACCACCCATACCCCAGCCGCCCGCGACACATGCTCACCCTGCCCACACCCCCGTACGGCCTACAGAAGAGTCTAGAGAA TGCAGAGATTGATCAGAAATTGCAGGAGATCATGAAACAGACGGGTTATCTGAAGATCGACGGTCAG CGGTATCCAGCGGAGGTGACAGACCTTATCAGTGAGGGGGAGATCGGCAGCGGGACCTGTGGACAGGTCTTCAAAGTACGATTCAAGAAGACGGGCCATGTCATCGCTGTCAAA cAAATGCGTCGTACAGGAAACAAGGATGAGAATAAGAGGATTCTGATGGACCTGGACGTGGTGCTGAAAAGTCATGACTGCCCTTACATCATCCAGTGCTACGGCGCCATAGTTACCAAC ACGGATGTATTCATTGCAATGGAGCTGATGGGAACGTGTGCggagaagctgaagaagagaATCCAGGGCCCCATCCCAGAGCGAATCCTAGGAAAGATGACAGTGGCA ATAGTGAAAGCGTTGCTGTACCTAAAAGAGAAACACGGTGTCATCCACCGGGACGTCAAACCCTCCAACATCCTCCTGGACGCTAAAGGTCAGATTAAACTGTGTGATTTCGGCATCAGTGGACGCCTCGTTGACTCGAAGGCCAAGACTCGCAGTGCCGGCTGTGCTGCCTACATGGCG CCTGAGAGAATAGACCCTCCAGATCCCACCAAACCCGACTATGACATCCGAGCAGACGTGTGGAGCCTCGGCATCTCTCTG GTGGAGCTGGCCACGGGACAGTTTCCCTACAAGAACTGCAAGACAGACTTTGAGGTTCTGACCAAAGTGCTGCAGGAAgatcctcctctgctgcctctcagcATGGGCTTCTCCCTCGACTTCCAGTCCTTCGTCAAAGACTG CCTCACAAAGGATCACAGAAAAAGGCCAAAATACCACGTGCTGCTG GAGCATAGTTTCATCCGACGTTACGAGGTTCTGGAGGTTGACGTGGCCGGTTGGTTTCAGGCGGTGATGGATCGCACCGAGTCGCCTCGCAGCAGCCAGTGTTACAGCCATCAGCACCAGCTCCACTCGCTCTTCAGTAGGTAG
- the map2k7 gene encoding dual specificity mitogen-activated protein kinase kinase 7 isoform X1, with amino-acid sequence MSSLEQRLSRIEEKLKQENEEARRRIDLNIDMSPQRSRPRPIIVIQLSPAPAPSQRAALQLPLANDGGSRSSSSESSPQHHPYPSRPRHMLTLPTPPYGLQKSLENAEIDQKLQEIMKQTGYLKIDGQRYPAEVTDLISEGEIGSGTCGQVFKVRFKKTGHVIAVKQMRRTGNKDENKRILMDLDVVLKSHDCPYIIQCYGAIVTNTDVFIAMELMGTCAEKLKKRIQGPIPERILGKMTVAIVKALLYLKEKHGVIHRDVKPSNILLDAKGQIKLCDFGISGRLVDSKAKTRSAGCAAYMAPERIDPPDPTKPDYDIRADVWSLGISLVELATGQFPYKNCKTDFEVLTKVLQEDPPLLPLSMGFSLDFQSFVKDCLTKDHRKRPKYHVLLEHSFIRRYEVLEVDVAGWFQAVMDRTESPRSSQCYSHQHQLHSLFSR; translated from the exons ATGTCGTCGCTGGAACAGAGGCTGTCGCGAATCGAGGAGAAACTAAAGCAGGAAAATGAAGAAGCTCGCCGGAGAATCGACCTCAACATCGACATGAGTCCACAGCGATCACGTCCGAGGCCGA TCATCGTGATCCAGCTCAGTCCTGCTCCAGCCCCTTCCCAGCGTGCAG CGCTCCAGCTGCCACTGGCCAACGATGGAGGCAGCCGTTCATCGTCTTCAGAGAGTTCGCCTCAGCACCACCCATACCCCAGCCGCCCGCGACACATGCTCACCCTGCCCACACCCCCGTACGGCCTACAGAAGAGTCTAGAGAA TGCAGAGATTGATCAGAAATTGCAGGAGATCATGAAACAGACGGGTTATCTGAAGATCGACGGTCAG CGGTATCCAGCGGAGGTGACAGACCTTATCAGTGAGGGGGAGATCGGCAGCGGGACCTGTGGACAGGTCTTCAAAGTACGATTCAAGAAGACGGGCCATGTCATCGCTGTCAAA cAAATGCGTCGTACAGGAAACAAGGATGAGAATAAGAGGATTCTGATGGACCTGGACGTGGTGCTGAAAAGTCATGACTGCCCTTACATCATCCAGTGCTACGGCGCCATAGTTACCAAC ACGGATGTATTCATTGCAATGGAGCTGATGGGAACGTGTGCggagaagctgaagaagagaATCCAGGGCCCCATCCCAGAGCGAATCCTAGGAAAGATGACAGTGGCA ATAGTGAAAGCGTTGCTGTACCTAAAAGAGAAACACGGTGTCATCCACCGGGACGTCAAACCCTCCAACATCCTCCTGGACGCTAAAGGTCAGATTAAACTGTGTGATTTCGGCATCAGTGGACGCCTCGTTGACTCGAAGGCCAAGACTCGCAGTGCCGGCTGTGCTGCCTACATGGCG CCTGAGAGAATAGACCCTCCAGATCCCACCAAACCCGACTATGACATCCGAGCAGACGTGTGGAGCCTCGGCATCTCTCTG GTGGAGCTGGCCACGGGACAGTTTCCCTACAAGAACTGCAAGACAGACTTTGAGGTTCTGACCAAAGTGCTGCAGGAAgatcctcctctgctgcctctcagcATGGGCTTCTCCCTCGACTTCCAGTCCTTCGTCAAAGACTG CCTCACAAAGGATCACAGAAAAAGGCCAAAATACCACGTGCTGCTG GAGCATAGTTTCATCCGACGTTACGAGGTTCTGGAGGTTGACGTGGCCGGTTGGTTTCAGGCGGTGATGGATCGCACCGAGTCGCCTCGCAGCAGCCAGTGTTACAGCCATCAGCACCAGCTCCACTCGCTCTTCAGTAGGTAG